A single window of Chitinophaga sp. XS-30 DNA harbors:
- a CDS encoding glutaminase family protein, which produces MNWQNVKKLFACLLISPAAFAQVEQLPAYPLITHNPYWCIWSFGDTLNSAPTRHWTGTNHSMIGILKVDGKNYRFLGKEERPLNTLVATTDEKPYEFSYTESQPAGDWMKESFNDGQWKKGAAPFGDDKRTAKTPWTSRNLWVRRAFTLNGPVPEKLYLKLQHDDNIKVYLNGELAYTHSGWNHRFDYIPVTDAIRSKLKKGRNIMAIHVENTAGGQHLDAGLSTELKSSGQPVLQAIQRKVNVTATQTAYEFTCGDVDLSLTFTSPLLIKELDVLARPVSYVSFSAKSNNNKAHAVQLYFGASSDIAVNMPSQEVTAEKYASGQLTVLKTGTKEQPVLQKRGDDLRIDWGYLHVAAPASAQVKQSIGNAHASIQQFTSNTKATAVNSGRSLMLNTVFDLGKTGNTAKEAFVMLGYDDVLGIQYFGQNLKSWWAMEPGTTMEKVLTQAHQEYKSVLAKCAAQDKEIYQDAVAAGGENYAKLCVAAYRQSIAAHALLKSPDGEILFLSKENYSNGSINTVDVTYPSAPLYLAYNPDLLKGMLNGIFYYSESGKWKKPFPAHDLGTYPLANGQTYGEDMPVEESGNLIILTTAIAQAEGNAEYARKHWKTLTTWTDYLVKEGLDPANQLCTDDFAGHLARNANLSIKAIVGVGGYAKMAGMLGDKATAAKYAAIAREMATKWQQLADAGDHYALTFDNKNTWSQKYNLVWDRILHLQLFPKSVYDKEMAYYLKKQQPYGLPLDSRKTYTKSDWILWTASLDNNPAHFKALTDPVYKFMEETPDRVPLSDWHETTNGKKIGFQARSVVGGYFIKVMDDKWAK; this is translated from the coding sequence ATGAACTGGCAAAATGTCAAAAAACTATTCGCATGCCTGCTGATCTCTCCCGCTGCATTTGCACAGGTAGAGCAATTACCGGCTTATCCGCTGATCACCCACAACCCTTACTGGTGCATCTGGTCTTTCGGGGACACCTTGAACTCGGCTCCCACCCGGCACTGGACGGGCACCAATCATTCCATGATCGGCATCCTTAAAGTGGATGGGAAAAACTACCGCTTCCTCGGAAAGGAAGAAAGACCGCTGAACACCCTTGTGGCCACAACCGATGAAAAGCCTTACGAATTCAGCTACACGGAATCGCAACCGGCGGGTGACTGGATGAAGGAATCATTCAACGATGGCCAGTGGAAAAAAGGCGCGGCACCTTTCGGGGACGACAAGCGTACGGCAAAAACTCCCTGGACCAGCAGGAATCTCTGGGTAAGAAGAGCATTCACCCTGAACGGTCCCGTACCGGAAAAACTGTATCTCAAATTGCAGCATGATGATAATATCAAAGTATATCTCAATGGTGAGCTGGCCTACACGCATAGCGGCTGGAACCACCGCTTTGATTATATCCCGGTGACTGATGCCATCAGGAGCAAACTGAAAAAAGGCAGGAACATCATGGCCATCCATGTGGAGAACACCGCAGGCGGCCAGCACCTGGACGCGGGCCTCAGCACAGAACTGAAAAGCTCCGGCCAGCCGGTACTGCAGGCCATCCAGCGGAAAGTAAATGTTACGGCTACCCAAACTGCCTACGAATTTACCTGCGGCGATGTGGACCTTTCCCTTACTTTCACATCCCCCCTGCTGATCAAAGAACTGGATGTACTGGCAAGGCCGGTATCCTACGTTTCTTTCTCCGCAAAATCGAACAATAACAAAGCACATGCGGTGCAGCTGTATTTCGGCGCATCCTCGGATATTGCTGTAAATATGCCGTCCCAGGAAGTCACCGCGGAAAAATATGCTTCCGGTCAGCTGACGGTATTGAAAACCGGCACAAAAGAACAGCCGGTATTACAGAAAAGAGGGGATGACCTGCGTATCGACTGGGGTTACCTGCACGTAGCGGCGCCCGCTTCCGCACAGGTGAAACAAAGCATCGGCAACGCACATGCATCCATTCAGCAATTCACCTCCAACACAAAGGCCACTGCGGTAAACAGCGGCAGGTCCCTCATGCTGAATACCGTATTCGATCTGGGTAAAACCGGCAACACGGCCAAAGAGGCTTTTGTGATGCTGGGATACGATGATGTGCTGGGCATCCAGTACTTCGGACAAAACCTGAAATCATGGTGGGCCATGGAGCCTGGCACGACTATGGAGAAAGTGCTGACACAGGCGCACCAGGAATATAAAAGCGTGCTGGCAAAATGCGCGGCGCAGGACAAGGAGATCTACCAGGATGCCGTAGCGGCAGGCGGTGAAAACTATGCCAAACTCTGTGTTGCCGCATACCGCCAGAGCATTGCGGCACATGCCCTGTTGAAAAGTCCTGATGGAGAGATCCTCTTCCTCTCAAAAGAAAACTACAGCAACGGCTCCATCAATACGGTGGATGTTACCTATCCCTCCGCTCCGCTTTACCTCGCCTATAATCCGGATCTGCTGAAAGGCATGCTGAACGGCATCTTCTATTACAGCGAAAGCGGCAAATGGAAAAAACCTTTCCCGGCGCATGACCTCGGCACATACCCGCTGGCTAACGGCCAGACTTATGGAGAAGATATGCCGGTGGAAGAATCCGGCAACCTGATCATTCTCACCACGGCCATTGCACAGGCGGAAGGCAATGCTGAATACGCGCGCAAGCATTGGAAAACGCTGACCACCTGGACGGATTACCTGGTGAAAGAAGGGCTTGATCCCGCCAACCAGCTCTGTACGGACGATTTCGCGGGCCATCTTGCGCGTAACGCGAACCTTTCCATAAAAGCCATTGTTGGCGTTGGCGGTTATGCGAAGATGGCAGGCATGCTGGGAGACAAGGCCACGGCGGCAAAATATGCAGCCATTGCCAGAGAAATGGCCACAAAATGGCAGCAGCTGGCAGATGCGGGCGACCATTATGCCCTGACGTTCGATAACAAGAACACCTGGAGCCAGAAATACAACCTGGTATGGGACAGGATACTGCACCTGCAGCTCTTCCCGAAATCGGTGTATGACAAGGAAATGGCCTATTACCTTAAAAAGCAGCAGCCATACGGCCTGCCGCTGGACAGCAGGAAGACCTACACCAAATCCGACTGGATATTGTGGACGGCCAGTCTTGATAACAACCCCGCACACTTCAAGGCCCTGACCGATCCGGTGTATAAATTCATGGAAGAAACGCCGGACCGCGTACCTTTGAGCGATTGGCATGAAACAACAAACGGCAAAAAGATCGGTTTCCAGGCCAGAAGCGTAGTGGGTGGATATTTCATCAAGGTGATGGACGATAAATGGGCAAAATAA
- a CDS encoding glycoside hydrolase family 43 protein — protein sequence MKRWIFIALLACSMTGWAQEKKTAGNPVFPGWYADPEGIVFGKQYWIFPTYSAPYEQQVFFDAFSSPDLVNWTKHSRILDTQRVKWANRAMWAPAIIKKGKKYFLFFGANDMHKKGEGGIGVAVASKPGGPYKDYLKKPLIDEVVNGAQPIDQFVFRDKDGEYYIYYGGWGHCNIGHLKKDFSGFIPFEDGSTFKEVTPKGYVEGPFMFIRNNKYYFMWSEGGWGGPNYRVAYAIADSPMGPFERIGTILQQDTTVATGAGHHSVIQVPGKDEYYIVYHRRPLGKKGANERETCVDVMKFDEEGKIIPVKMTFEGVAARPL from the coding sequence ATGAAAAGATGGATTTTTATCGCGCTCCTGGCATGCAGCATGACGGGATGGGCGCAGGAAAAGAAAACGGCTGGCAACCCGGTTTTCCCGGGATGGTACGCTGATCCGGAAGGCATTGTGTTCGGCAAACAATACTGGATATTCCCCACGTATTCCGCGCCTTATGAGCAACAGGTTTTCTTTGATGCCTTTTCTTCCCCTGACCTGGTGAACTGGACGAAGCACTCCCGCATCCTGGATACACAGCGTGTGAAATGGGCGAACCGCGCGATGTGGGCGCCTGCCATCATCAAAAAAGGTAAAAAATACTTTCTCTTTTTTGGTGCGAATGATATGCATAAAAAAGGAGAAGGCGGCATCGGCGTAGCCGTGGCATCAAAGCCCGGCGGCCCTTACAAAGACTACCTGAAAAAACCGCTTATCGATGAGGTCGTGAACGGCGCCCAGCCTATCGACCAGTTCGTGTTCCGCGATAAAGACGGAGAATATTATATTTATTACGGTGGATGGGGGCATTGCAACATCGGGCATCTGAAGAAAGATTTTTCCGGTTTCATTCCATTTGAAGATGGCAGTACGTTTAAGGAAGTAACGCCAAAGGGTTATGTGGAAGGCCCCTTCATGTTCATCCGTAACAACAAATATTATTTCATGTGGTCTGAAGGTGGATGGGGCGGCCCCAACTACCGGGTAGCCTATGCGATCGCAGATTCTCCGATGGGCCCGTTCGAGCGCATCGGCACTATACTGCAGCAGGATACAACCGTAGCCACAGGCGCCGGTCACCACTCCGTGATCCAGGTGCCGGGCAAGGACGAATACTACATTGTGTACCATCGCCGCCCGTTGGGGAAAAAAGGCGCCAATGAACGGGAAACATGTGTGGATGTGATGAAGTTTGATGAAGAGGGAAAGATCATCCCGGTGAAAATGACCTTTGAAGGGGTAGCGGCAAGACCGCTGTAA
- a CDS encoding SRPBCC domain-containing protein — translation MATPGHLQLNADGYSVQFERHFPFDLKTVWEAITDPAKMAVWFLEVEMDFTPGGKMTMRFPDEHHTETYGRIQRIEPQRLFEFVWLNDDGPDELATWQLFPEGPSHTKLVLTYSRLAEKYAINVPTGWHVMLDHLAEVIAGRTEPYPPQNGPSPEEKHVGALYAALWHRQFPVFELSGHYGTFIRKDHLFDIRFERVLRHPVKRVWEAITKPELLARWFGGEAEMDLRPGGKVRITLLMTTVEGEIIALEPQRLLEYTWGDKNTVRWELFEEGENTTRLVFTETAVDPAHFPDAAPGWHGYLDRLAYVTDGKKVPAFPLEAWPEISKEATAKYRGMLEG, via the coding sequence ATGGCTACACCCGGACATCTACAATTAAACGCTGATGGTTACAGCGTTCAGTTTGAAAGACATTTTCCATTTGATCTCAAAACCGTATGGGAAGCTATTACCGACCCGGCTAAAATGGCGGTATGGTTCCTGGAAGTGGAAATGGATTTTACACCGGGTGGGAAAATGACCATGCGTTTCCCCGACGAGCATCATACTGAAACCTACGGCCGCATCCAGCGTATTGAACCGCAGCGGTTATTTGAGTTTGTGTGGCTGAATGATGACGGTCCGGATGAGTTGGCCACCTGGCAACTTTTCCCCGAAGGCCCTTCCCATACAAAACTGGTGCTGACTTACAGCAGGCTTGCAGAGAAATACGCCATCAACGTACCAACCGGCTGGCATGTAATGCTGGACCATCTTGCCGAAGTTATAGCCGGCAGAACCGAACCCTACCCTCCACAAAACGGGCCATCACCGGAAGAAAAACACGTAGGCGCCCTATATGCTGCGTTATGGCACAGACAGTTCCCTGTATTTGAACTATCCGGTCACTATGGTACTTTCATCAGAAAAGATCATTTATTTGATATACGTTTTGAGCGGGTGCTGCGGCATCCTGTAAAGCGCGTATGGGAAGCGATCACGAAGCCTGAGCTACTTGCCCGCTGGTTTGGTGGTGAGGCCGAAATGGACCTGCGCCCGGGGGGCAAAGTACGCATTACGTTGCTGATGACGACAGTGGAAGGTGAGATCATCGCGCTGGAGCCGCAACGCCTGCTGGAATATACCTGGGGTGACAAGAATACGGTACGGTGGGAGCTATTTGAAGAAGGAGAAAACACCACCAGACTTGTCTTCACCGAAACAGCGGTGGACCCGGCGCATTTCCCGGACGCTGCTCCCGGCTGGCATGGCTATCTGGACCGGCTTGCCTATGTGACAGATGGTAAAAAAGTTCCCGCTTTTCCGCTGGAAGCCTGGCCCGAGATATCGAAAGAAGCCACCGCAAAATACCGGGGGATGCTGGAAGGTTGA
- a CDS encoding RNA polymerase sigma factor: MDKFPDNRLIALIRENNQLAFTALVNRYWEGLYRHIHARIGHEEDTKDILQEIFISAWKSRETIYTDANGTIASYLFKAARYAIINYFSRPQQTICNEALLESLLLHQSTGSALEMLETKELEQQVIDELDRMPERLQLPYRLSRYGQLSTKEIAAQLSLSEQTVRNNISLTLHRLRAFLQKDLLLIIFFFIIP, translated from the coding sequence ATGGACAAGTTTCCAGACAACCGGCTGATCGCGCTCATCAGGGAGAACAACCAACTCGCATTCACCGCACTGGTGAACCGGTACTGGGAGGGGCTGTACAGGCATATTCACGCAAGGATAGGCCATGAAGAAGATACAAAAGACATCCTGCAGGAAATTTTCATCTCCGCCTGGAAAAGCAGGGAAACGATATACACCGATGCTAACGGTACAATAGCCTCTTATCTTTTCAAAGCCGCCCGTTATGCCATCATCAACTATTTCAGCCGTCCGCAGCAAACCATCTGCAACGAGGCGTTGCTGGAAAGCCTCCTGCTGCACCAGTCCACCGGCTCCGCACTGGAAATGCTGGAAACAAAAGAACTGGAGCAACAGGTGATCGACGAACTGGACCGAATGCCGGAAAGATTGCAGCTCCCCTACCGCCTCAGCCGCTACGGCCAGCTGTCCACCAAGGAAATAGCCGCACAGCTTTCCTTATCCGAACAAACCGTCAGGAACAATATTTCCCTTACGCTGCACCGTTTACGGGCTTTCCTGCAAAAAGATCTTTTGCTGATCATATTCTTCTTCATAATTCCTTAA
- a CDS encoding FecR family protein yields MDNERLSSRQLKAILKKYLHGTATADEARQVERWYAAFSEAETEDKLKDPHYKSALQQEVMAGILHHTAPRSGMRLRIAAAAALLIAVCTGLYQYTFRASSPRQEAQVIAVPFGERKSITLPDGSQVYLNAGSTLTIEENYGKKERLIRLSGEGFFEVAADPEHPFIIHTGDISTVVLGTSFNIRSYPDQEEWHITMASGGVKVLRRQEVLSGNLTANRQLSYHHASGKVALSNTGASLPGEWRNNMLNFRNSSLKEIAGELERQYNVPVRVSGHDEGHYRISFHRQPLPEVLNILSGLTGTTYTEQNGAIIIHAKKGQANDETITQE; encoded by the coding sequence ATGGACAACGAACGCCTTTCTTCACGCCAGCTAAAAGCCATTCTGAAAAAGTATCTGCACGGAACTGCCACCGCAGATGAAGCCCGTCAGGTGGAACGCTGGTATGCAGCATTCTCCGAAGCGGAAACGGAAGACAAGCTGAAAGATCCGCATTACAAAAGTGCGCTGCAACAAGAGGTCATGGCCGGTATCCTCCATCATACCGCCCCGCGTTCCGGAATGCGGTTACGGATCGCTGCAGCGGCAGCATTGCTGATAGCGGTATGTACAGGATTATATCAATATACATTCCGCGCATCGTCTCCCCGGCAGGAAGCGCAGGTGATAGCAGTACCTTTCGGTGAACGGAAAAGCATCACGCTGCCGGATGGCTCGCAGGTATATCTCAATGCCGGTTCAACACTCACGATAGAGGAAAACTACGGCAAAAAGGAACGGCTGATCAGGCTTTCCGGTGAGGGTTTCTTTGAAGTGGCGGCTGACCCTGAGCATCCGTTCATCATTCATACCGGTGATATCTCCACTGTTGTACTGGGCACTTCTTTTAATATCAGATCGTACCCGGACCAGGAAGAATGGCACATCACGATGGCCAGTGGCGGCGTAAAAGTGCTCCGGCGGCAGGAAGTGCTTTCCGGCAATCTCACCGCCAACCGGCAATTATCCTATCACCATGCATCCGGGAAAGTAGCGCTGAGCAACACCGGAGCCAGCCTTCCCGGCGAATGGCGCAACAACATGCTCAACTTCCGGAACAGTTCACTCAAAGAAATTGCCGGAGAACTGGAGCGCCAGTACAACGTTCCGGTCAGGGTCAGCGGTCACGATGAAGGCCACTACAGGATCAGCTTCCACCGGCAGCCGCTGCCCGAAGTGCTGAACATACTTTCCGGTCTTACCGGAACTACTTATACAGAACAAAATGGTGCCATAATTATTCACGCAAAAAAAGGACAAGCTAATGATGAGACCATAACGCAAGAATAA
- a CDS encoding TonB-dependent receptor domain-containing protein, with translation MQKKFAGCCNLLEPLFSLKMRITTFLVLFSSMLSFATTSTGQSMYEKKISLNVRNGLLKDVLTLIEQQSSFVIGYNRDNIPDSSRISYSAVNKPVGNILDDLLAGYPVIARQIAEKYIVLNKVLPAEKILWQQELVISGKVTDRASGEALPGVSISIKGTSSGTATGTNGTFSIRFPQGKDEIILAVYYLGYKRQELTITRANASQVRSIMLDADRLGLDEVVVTGQGLDISKRRLSTNVVSIGTKELDEAPSGRIDRMLQGKLPNAQIRLTGGQAGATSLIRARGVNSAFVNSTPVIYVDGVRMDNLNTVSALGGGSAQGAAISAIADIPTDNIERIEYINGGAATTLYGSDAANGVIQIFTKKGGSDRTSLTFETQMGIETPTADFLHFSRTKELLFQNGMYQKHHIAVNGGQGDFGYSFSGNYSNSEGVQLYDQNRNERIDFSSGFRAALSSKITYESSFTFVSNSFKRNRNGNQGGYTGLWFAESGASSITGPRFNPVIDTLSEEAFAQMKAYVNEAERLQDNSIKVKRFQTSQVFKYMPLKNLVFKATGGIDYRVQKNQVIQTNQYLSFTTNTNVKDQGSITNADRKYMGITLELNGQYEAKAGDFSFITTAGGQLFRNEDQQIAYTGSNIRDGARTIRDAATRTSDEYYIEIVNYGMYIQENIGFRNKLFLDLGLRGDGNPAFGSNIGIQYYPKAGISYIPSAEPWFESISSVISSAKVRGSFGVAGNLPTAFTNQRTIAFQGYQNEQAAFFGQPGNEDLKPEKTQTAEGGLELGFHHDRFLLSAGYYHSTTRNALFYVPPTPSTGQSQSQLYNVGKILNKGFEFNIIAIAIQKKDVTLRLNASVNTLYNKVLSSGGVAPFNINGFSARTIQTVVQEGYPIGFLRGNYGVFGDDGTLLSTTAQQNLGTTIPDLFGSMGLNFRYKQFDLYASADYQKGAYANSFDRQFRFNYGADNEGIPQAEIDKNKRTNWLNFTNMFVEKTDFIKVRTIGANYAVKQGLLGKAVKSLTVGVMVVNPLNFTSSSFDPEATISGAAQGQGGATTGGISYATYSAPRQFLGSLRFNF, from the coding sequence ATGCAAAAAAAATTTGCAGGTTGTTGCAACCTGCTCGAACCTCTTTTTTCGCTAAAAATGAGAATCACCACCTTTCTGGTATTATTTTCCTCGATGTTGTCCTTCGCCACTACCAGCACCGGACAGTCCATGTACGAAAAGAAAATAAGCCTCAACGTAAGGAACGGCTTGTTAAAAGATGTGCTGACGCTCATTGAGCAGCAATCTTCATTCGTGATCGGTTACAACCGGGATAATATCCCTGACAGCAGCCGGATCAGCTATTCCGCGGTGAACAAGCCTGTCGGCAATATACTGGACGACCTGCTGGCAGGTTACCCGGTGATCGCCAGGCAGATCGCGGAAAAATATATTGTGCTGAATAAAGTATTGCCTGCCGAGAAAATATTATGGCAGCAGGAGCTGGTGATTTCCGGAAAGGTGACGGACAGGGCCTCCGGAGAAGCTTTACCGGGCGTAAGCATCAGTATAAAAGGAACTTCCTCCGGTACGGCTACAGGTACGAACGGCACTTTTTCAATCCGGTTCCCGCAGGGAAAGGATGAAATTATACTGGCTGTTTATTACCTCGGCTACAAAAGGCAGGAACTGACCATTACCCGGGCAAATGCATCGCAGGTAAGGAGCATTATGCTGGATGCGGACCGGCTGGGCCTTGATGAAGTGGTGGTAACAGGCCAGGGGCTGGACATCAGCAAAAGAAGATTATCCACCAATGTGGTCAGTATCGGCACAAAGGAACTGGACGAAGCGCCATCCGGCAGGATAGACCGGATGCTCCAGGGCAAACTGCCCAATGCGCAGATCAGGCTTACCGGCGGGCAGGCAGGCGCCACTTCATTGATCCGGGCAAGAGGGGTGAATTCCGCTTTTGTGAACTCTACTCCTGTTATTTATGTGGACGGTGTGCGGATGGACAATCTCAACACCGTGTCCGCCCTCGGTGGCGGAAGTGCCCAGGGCGCAGCCATCAGCGCGATAGCGGATATCCCTACCGACAATATTGAAAGGATAGAATACATCAACGGCGGAGCGGCCACTACCCTTTACGGATCAGATGCCGCCAACGGCGTGATCCAGATCTTCACCAAAAAAGGCGGGTCGGACAGAACTTCGCTCACGTTCGAGACGCAAATGGGTATTGAAACGCCTACTGCGGATTTCCTGCATTTTTCCCGCACCAAAGAATTGTTATTCCAGAACGGGATGTACCAGAAGCACCACATTGCGGTAAATGGCGGGCAAGGCGATTTCGGGTACAGCTTTTCCGGCAATTACAGCAACAGCGAGGGCGTGCAGCTGTATGATCAGAACCGCAACGAACGCATCGATTTCTCCAGCGGTTTCCGGGCAGCGCTCAGCAGCAAGATCACCTATGAAAGTTCCTTTACTTTCGTGAGCAACTCCTTCAAACGCAACCGGAACGGTAACCAGGGTGGTTACACGGGCCTCTGGTTTGCTGAAAGCGGCGCATCCTCCATTACCGGCCCAAGGTTCAACCCGGTGATAGACACCCTGTCGGAAGAGGCTTTTGCGCAAATGAAAGCGTATGTGAACGAAGCAGAGCGCCTGCAGGACAACAGCATCAAAGTAAAACGCTTCCAGACCTCCCAGGTGTTCAAATATATGCCGTTGAAAAACCTGGTGTTCAAAGCTACCGGCGGGATCGACTACCGGGTGCAAAAGAACCAGGTGATCCAGACCAATCAGTACCTTTCGTTTACCACCAATACCAATGTAAAAGACCAGGGCAGCATCACCAATGCAGACCGGAAATATATGGGTATTACACTGGAGCTGAACGGCCAGTACGAAGCAAAGGCCGGAGACTTCTCTTTCATCACCACGGCAGGCGGGCAGCTCTTCCGTAACGAAGACCAGCAGATCGCCTACACCGGCAGCAATATCCGGGACGGCGCGCGCACCATCCGTGATGCCGCCACCAGAACAAGTGATGAATATTATATCGAGATCGTGAACTATGGCATGTATATCCAGGAAAATATCGGCTTCCGGAACAAGCTGTTCCTCGACCTTGGATTGAGAGGAGACGGTAACCCTGCTTTCGGCAGCAATATCGGCATTCAATACTATCCCAAAGCAGGCATCTCCTATATTCCCTCTGCGGAACCCTGGTTCGAAAGCATTTCCAGCGTGATCTCGTCCGCCAAGGTGCGCGGCAGCTTCGGTGTTGCCGGCAACCTGCCAACAGCTTTCACTAATCAGCGCACCATTGCCTTCCAGGGTTATCAGAACGAACAGGCGGCATTTTTCGGGCAACCCGGGAATGAGGACCTGAAGCCGGAGAAAACACAGACCGCCGAAGGCGGCCTGGAGCTGGGCTTTCATCATGACAGGTTCCTGCTGTCCGCCGGATACTATCATTCCACTACGCGTAATGCCCTGTTCTATGTACCGCCCACCCCTTCCACCGGGCAATCGCAATCACAGTTGTACAACGTCGGGAAGATCCTGAACAAAGGATTCGAGTTCAATATCATCGCTATCGCCATTCAAAAAAAGGATGTTACCCTGCGGCTGAATGCATCTGTCAATACCCTGTATAACAAGGTGCTCAGCTCAGGCGGTGTAGCTCCTTTCAATATCAACGGGTTCAGTGCAAGAACGATCCAGACGGTTGTGCAGGAAGGGTACCCGATAGGCTTCCTCCGCGGCAACTACGGAGTGTTTGGTGACGACGGCACTTTGTTGAGCACTACCGCGCAGCAGAACCTCGGCACCACTATTCCCGATCTGTTTGGCAGCATGGGACTGAATTTCCGTTACAAGCAGTTCGATCTTTATGCCAGTGCGGATTACCAGAAAGGCGCCTATGCCAATTCCTTCGACAGGCAATTCCGTTTCAACTATGGTGCGGATAATGAAGGCATCCCCCAGGCGGAGATCGACAAGAACAAACGCACCAACTGGCTGAACTTCACCAATATGTTCGTGGAAAAAACCGATTTCATCAAAGTAAGAACGATCGGCGCCAACTACGCCGTAAAGCAGGGCTTGCTGGGTAAAGCTGTGAAAAGCCTTACGGTAGGTGTGATGGTGGTCAATCCCCTCAACTTCACTTCATCCAGCTTCGATCCCGAGGCCACCATCAGTGGTGCTGCACAGGGACAAGGCGGCGCTACCACCGGCGGCATTTCCTACGCCACCTATTCCGCGCCCCGCCAGTTCCTGGGATCACTAAGGTTTAACTTTTAA